The genomic stretch TCGGTATGGTCTTTCTGCCCGCCGACGCCGTGGCCCACGGCCGCGCCGTCATCGAGCGCATCCTGCGCGAGGAGCGCATCCCGCTGCTCTGGTGGCGTGACGTGCCCACCGAGGCGGACGTGCCCGGCCCCATCGCGCGCCAGTCGCAGCCGGCGGTCGTCCAGATCGTCGTCGCGCGGCCCGATGGCGCCGAGCGCGGGGCGGCCTTCGAGCGGGCGCTCTACCTCGCGCGCCGACGGGTCGAGCGCGAGATCGGCCTGGGCGACCCGTTCCAGGTGGTCGCCTTCTCGTCGCGGACGACCACGTACAAGGGCATGCTGACGCCCGAGCAGCTGGCGGCCTTCTACCCCGACCTCCGCGACCCGCGCTTCAAGAGCGCCCTCGCGATGGTCCACTCGCGGTTCTCGACCAACACGCTGCCCCAGTGGCCGCTGGCGCAGCCGTTCCGCACGCTCTGCCACAACGGCGAGATCAACACCGTCCTCGGCAACCGCAACGCGTGGCGGGCCCGCGAGGCCGCCTTCTTCTCGTCCGCCTTCGGCCGCCGCCTCAAAGAAGTCCTGCCGACGCTCCAGGCGGGCGACAGCGACTCGAAGTCGCTCGACGGCGCCCTCGAACTGCTCGTCCACGCGGGCTGGCCGCTGCCGCAGGCCGTGATGGCGCTCGTGCCCGAGGCCTGGGAGCACGCGCCCGACATGGACCCCGCGCGGCGGGCCTTCTACGAAGCCTTCGCCTGCGCCCTCGAACCGTGGGACGGCCCCGCGACGCTCCAGTTCACCGACGGCGAGGTGATCGGCGCGGTCCTCGACCGCAACGGCCTGCGCCCGTCGCGCTACCTCGTCACGTCGGACGGGCTGGTGGTGCTGGCGTCCGAGACCGGCGTACTCGACCTCGACCCGGCGACCGTCATCGAGAAAGGGCGGCTCCAGCCCGGGCGGATGTTCCTGCTCGACCTCGGCGAGGGCCGCATCGTCCCCGACGCCGAGTTGAAGGCGGGCCTCGCCACCGACCACCCGTACGACGCGTGGCTGACCCGCAACCTCGTCCGCCTCGACGACCTGCCCGAGGCGGACGCCCCCGAGACGCCCGCCGAGATGGACCTGGAGGCGCGGCTCCGGCTGTTCGGCTACACCCACGAGGACCTGGGCCTGCTGATCCCGCCCATGATGGGCGGCAAGGAAGCCATCGGCTCGATGGGCGACGACACGCCGATCGCGGCGCTGTCGGAGCGCCCGCGGCTTCTGTTCGACCGCTTCCGCCAGCGCTTCGCGCAGGTCACGAACCCGCCGCTCGACGCCATCCGCGAGGAGCTGGTGACGTCGCTCCTCACGCACCTCGGCGAGGCGCAGAACGTGCTGGAGCCCGGGCCCGAGATGTGCCGCCGCCTGCGCCTGGAGCAGCCCATCCTGACGCCCGCCGACCTCGCGCGCATCCGCGCCTTCGGCGAGGCCGACCCCGCCTTCCGCACCGCCACCCTCGACGCCACGCTCGACCCCGACGAGTCGCTGGCCGACGCGACCGCCCGCCTCGCGACCGAGGCGGCCGAGGCCATCGAGGGGCGGGCCACCATCCTGATCGTCTCCGACGCCGCGGCCGCGGCCGGCCGCGCACCGATCCCGTCGCTGCTGGCGACCGGCGCCGTCCACCACGGCCTGATCCGCCGCGGCACGCGGACGTTCGCCGAGATCGTGGTCGAGACCGGCGAGGCGCGCGAGGTGCACCACATGGCCGCGCTCATCGGCTACGGCGCCGCCGCCATCTGCCCGACCGTGCTGGTCGAGGTGGTCCGCCACCTCGCGGCGACGGGCGTAGTGGACGTGTCGCCTGAGTCGGCTGTCGCCTACACGGTCAAGGCGCTCGGCCAGGGGTTGCTGAAGGTGCTCTCCAAGATGGGCATCTCGACGCTCCGCAGCTACCAGGGCGCGCAGGTGTTCGAGGCCCTGGGCCTGGCCGACGAGGTCGTGGAGGCCGCCTTCGCCGGGACGCCCTCGCGCATCGGCGGCGCCACGTTCGCCGACCTGGAGGCCGAGGCGCGCGACCGGCTGGCCGCCGTCGACGGCGCGCTGCTCGTCGGCGGGCGCTACCAGTGGCGGCGCGGCGGCGAGCGCCACGCGTGGGGCCCCGGCGCCATCGTCCACCTCCAGAAAGCCGTCCGCGCGGGCGCGTCGCCGGACCAGCGCTTCGCCTCGTTCGCCGCCTTCTCCGCCGAGGTCGACGACCTGTCGCGGCGGCGCTCGACGCTCCGCAGCCTGCTCGACCTCGTGGAGGCCGAGACGCCCGCCGACCTCGCCTCGGTGGAGCCGTGGACCGACATCGTGACGCGGTTCAAGACCGGCGCCATGTCCTACGGGTCCATCTCGAAGGAGGCCCACGAGACGCTGGCGGTGGCCATGAACCGGCTCGGCGGCAAGAGCAACACGGGCGAGGGCGGCGAGGCGCCGGAGCGGCACGCGGCGAGCCACCCGGCGCGGAGCCGCATCAAGCAGATCGCCTCGGGCCGCTTCGGCGTCACGGCGGAGTATCTGGCTACGGCCGACGAGATCCAGATCAAGATGGCGCAGGGTGCCAAGCCGGGCGAGGGCGGGCAGCTGCCCGGCTTCAAGGTCGTCGGCGACATCGCGGTCACGCGCCACGCCACGCCGGGCGTCGGGCTGATCTCGCCGCCCCCCCACCACGACATCTACTCTATCGAGGACCTCGCCCAGCTCATCTTCGACCTCAAGACGGTCAACCCGGACGCACGCATCAGCGTCAAGCTGGTCTCCGAGGCAGGCATCGGGACCATCGCGGCGGGCGTGGCGAAGGCCGGGGCGGATACGATCCTGGTGGCGGGCTCGGACGGCGGGACGGGAGCCGCGGTGCAGACTTCCATCGCCCACGCCGGGCTCCCGTGGGAGCTCGGACTGGCCGAGGTGCAGCAGGCCCTCCTCGCCACCGGCCTCCGCGAGCGGGTGCGCCTGGAGGTGGACGGCCACCTGAAGACGGGCCGCGACGTGGTCGTGGGCGCCCTCCTCGGGGCCGACGAGTTCGGCTTCGCGACCGCCCCCCTCGTGGCGATGGGCTGCATCATGATGCGCAAGTGCCACCTCAACGCGTGCCCGGTCGGCATCGCGACGCAGGACGCGACGCTGCGCTCCCACTTCCGGGGGACGGCCGAGAACGTGGTCGAGTACTTCCACGCCGTCGCCGAGGAGACGCGCGCGCTCCTCGCCCGCCTCGGGCTGGCCTCGCTGGCCGAGGCGCGCGGCCGGGTCGACCTCCTCCGCGCGGCCGACGCGGCCGCCGAGGCGGGGCTCGACCTGGAGGCGGTCCTCTCGGACGTGCCCACGCCCGCGTTGCTCCAGCCGTTCACCGGCCACTCGAAGGCCGGACCGGTATCGCCGGCGGTCCGCCAGCAGGCGCGGCGCTCCATCCTGGACGCGCTCGACGCCGGGGAGCGCACCGAGGCGGCCCTGGACGTGAGGAACTCGGACCGCGCCTTCGGCACCCGCATCAGCGGCGAGATCGCGCGGCGCACCGTCGCTGGGGCGCCCCCCCTCGCCGACGACACCGTGACCGTCCGCGCCCGCGGGTCGGCGGGCCAGAGCCTCGGCGCCTTCGGCGCGCAGGGCTTGACGATCCGCCTGGAGGGCGACGCGAACGACTACGTCGGCAAGGGGCTCTCGGGCGCGCGGCTGGTGGTGGTGCCGCCGCGCGAGTCGACCTTCGTGCCGAGTGAGCAGGTGCTGATCGGGAACGTGGCCCTCTACGGCGCGATCTCGGGCGCTCTCTTCGCCGCCGGGCGCGCGGGCGAGCGGTTCGCCGTCCGCAACAGCGGCGCCACGGCCGTGGTCGAGGGCACCGGCGACCACGCGCTCGAATACATGACGGGCGGACGCGTCGTCATCCTCGGGCCGACCGGCCGCAACGTGGCCGCGGGCATGAGCGGCGGCCGCGCCTACGTGCTCGACGTGGACGGCCGCTTCGTGAGCCACCACGTCAACCCGGAGACCGTGGACCTGCTGCCGGTGTCGCGTGCCTCCGCCGAGGCCGAAGAACTGCGCCACCTCATCGAGGCGCACGCCGCCGAGACGGGCAGCGAGCTCGCCCGCCTCCTCCTGGACGACTGGCCCGCCGCGCTCCGCCGCTTCGTGCTCGTCTTCCCCACCGAGTACCGCCGCGCCCTCGCCGCCGAGGCCGGGACGCCCCTCGACCACGCCCCCGACCGCCCCGCCGAGCACGCCGAGGCGCTCGTCCTCAACGGCACGCCCCGCGCCGCCTGACGCCCCCGACCTCCCCCGCCTCGGCACGCCTCTCCACCGTGTCATCCTGAGCGAGCGGAGCGAGTCGAAGGATCTCTGACGAGCACGAGCGCTGACCAACGCTCTCGCCAACGAGACGAGACCCCGTCGTACCAGAGATCCTTCGACTCCGGCCTGCGACCTCCGCTCAGGATGACATGAACCGGACACCGAGTCCGCACGACACACGACGCTCTACGCCTCATGTCCACCTTCGACTTCCTCGCCCTCCCCCGCCGAACGGCTCCCTACCGGCCCGTCGCCGAGCGCATCGCCGACAACCTGCCCGTCGAGCTGCCGCTCCTCGCCCCCGAGGTGACCGTGCAGGCGCGGCGCTGCATGGACTGCGGCGTCCCGTTCTGTCAGTCTGGCTGCCCGCTCGGCAACCCGATCCCCGACTTCAACGAGGCCGTCCGGGAGGGACGCTGGCGGGAGGCGTACGACCTGCTGAGCGCCACCAACAACTTCCCCGAGTTCACCGGGCGGATCTGCCCCGCGCCGTGCGAGTCGGCCTGTGTGCTCGGGCTGCTGGCCGAGCCGGTGACCATCGAGCAGATCGAGCGGACCATCGGCGAGCGCGCGTTCGAGGAGGGCTGGGTGCAGCCCATCGTGGGCGTCCCGCCGACGGGCCACAGCGTCGCGGTCGTCGGGAGCGGACCGGCCGGGCTGGCGGCGGCGGCCCAGCTGGCGACTGTCGGCCACGCGGTCACGGTCTACGAGCGCGACGACAAGCCGGGCGGCCTCCTCCGCTACGGCGTCCCCGATTTCAAGCTCGCCAAGGGCGTCGTCGACCGGCGACTCGACGTGATGCGCGCCTCGGGCATCGCCTTCGCGTGCGGCGTCGAGATCGGCCGCGACCTGAGCTATGCCGACCTCCGCGCCCGGCACGACGCGGTCGTGATCGCGACCGGGGCCACGCGCGCCCACGACCTGCCCGTTCCCGGCCGCGAGCTGGGCGGCATCCACACGGCCTGGGACTTCCTCACGAGCCACGCCCGGGTCGCCGCGGGCGACGCGGAGGCACCCACCATCGACGCGGCGGGCAAGCGGGTCCTCGTCATCGGCGGCGGCGACACGGCGTCCGACTGCATCGGCGTGGCGCACCGGCAGGGCGCAGCGTCGGTCGTCAGCTTCCAGATCACCGAGCAGCCCCCTGAGCGCGTGCCGCAGGGCGCCGCGTGGCCCTTCCGCAGCCCGGCCCTGTCCACCTCGTCGTCCCACCAGGAGGGCGGCGACCGCGTCTGGTCCGTCGCCACCCAGGCGTTCTCCGGCGAGGGCCACGTCCAGCAGGTCCATACCCTCGACGCGACCGTGGACCTGTCGCGGGGCTTCCACGTCGAGGTGATCGAGGGCACCGAGCGCGTCTGGGACGCCGACCTGGTGGTGATGGCGATCGGCTACGCCGGACCGGAGACCGAGGCGCTGGTGGAGCAGACCGCCGTGACGCTCGACCCGCGCGGGCGCGTCCAGGCGACGCAGTACGCGACCGCCGACGCGGGCGTGTTCGTGGCGGGCGACGCCCAGCGCGGCGCCTCGCTCGTGGTGTGGGCGCTCACCGAGGGCCGCGAGGCCGCCCAGGCCGTGGACGTGTACCTCCGGGGCGCCTCGCCGCTGCCGCTCAAGGGCGAGGGGGACCTACCGCGCGCCTGAGACCTCCCACCTCGGGCGCCCGGCCGACCGAGTCCCCGAGGTGGAACGGGGTCACGCATCGCTGGACGCCATCGCGTCGATCAGCGCCCACGTCGCCAGCGCGCCGTTGACGCTCGTGTAGAGCCCGAACGTTTCGTACACCGCGCTCCCCCAGTTGCCCTGCACCTCCGACGGCAGCACCGCGTTCTGCGCCGGGTCCGACACGTTGCGGACGAACCCGAACGCCACGCCCTTCTCCTGGCACACCTTCCCGATCACGGCGTCGTCCATCTCGATCACCGCGTAGTCCGCGTACTGCCCGTCCGTCGTGCCCACCACGAACGTGGCCGTCGTCAGCAGCGGGACGTTGGTCGGCGTGACGAGATCGTTCAGCGCCACCGGGCTCGTCGGCGTGCACAGGTCCAGCGGGTCGAAACTGGGCGTGTCGGGGTCTGTGCCGTGGAGTGGAGTGTCCGTCCCGTAGTGCGCGTTGAAGGCATCGGCGAGGGCCTGGAGCCGGTCCTCCGTCGCCGGGATGTCCACCAGCAGCGCATCGAAGCCGCTCTTGGAGATCGTGGTCCAGTCCGGCGTGTAGTCGCTCGCGTAGGTCGGCCAGTCGCTCGTCGGGTCCGACGCGCTGTAGAGCGTTCCCGCGTTGACCACGTTGACCGCGCCCAGGTGGTCCGTCAGCCGCGATCCGCCCGCCGTCCCGATCGAGAACAGCATCGACGGGCTCGACTCCTTGACGATCTGCTCGATCATGGAGCCGAGGTAGGCCGCGCCCGGCCAGTCGAGGTGCGTGTTGGACTTGAACAGCAGCACCCGCGTCGAGCCCATCTGCACCAGGCAGTACAGGCCCCAGTAGGTCCACGACTCCGCGTCGTGCCCCGAGTACGGCGGCATGCCCTTGTCGTACCGAGTCCACTGGGTCCACTCGTGGTCGTCCTTGGACTGGTCGTGCGTCATGGCCTCGCCGCTGCTCACGAAGACGTGCTGGAGCGCCGCCCACTCGGCCTCGGCCCAGGTGATCACCACCACGTCCGCCTCGGGGAGCGCGTCGCCCGAGGCGGGGAAAACCGTCGGCGCCGTCGCCCCGATGCTGCCCCAGTCGATGGCCGGGAGCGTCGGCAGGCCGTCCTCGGGCGGGTAGAACGAGCCGGAGTCGGAGGCTTTCTTCGACGGGTGGGGAGCGGAGCGGGCCATTGGAGAGGGAGAAAGAGGAACG from Rubrivirga sp. SAORIC476 encodes the following:
- the gltB gene encoding glutamate synthase large subunit encodes the protein MPRSLFSSADHHDACGVGFIATLTNRPAHDIVTRGLEILVRLDHRGAIGADGATGDGCGITVQLPDAFLSAVAEEAGVELPAQGDYALGMVFLPADAVAHGRAVIERILREERIPLLWWRDVPTEADVPGPIARQSQPAVVQIVVARPDGAERGAAFERALYLARRRVEREIGLGDPFQVVAFSSRTTTYKGMLTPEQLAAFYPDLRDPRFKSALAMVHSRFSTNTLPQWPLAQPFRTLCHNGEINTVLGNRNAWRAREAAFFSSAFGRRLKEVLPTLQAGDSDSKSLDGALELLVHAGWPLPQAVMALVPEAWEHAPDMDPARRAFYEAFACALEPWDGPATLQFTDGEVIGAVLDRNGLRPSRYLVTSDGLVVLASETGVLDLDPATVIEKGRLQPGRMFLLDLGEGRIVPDAELKAGLATDHPYDAWLTRNLVRLDDLPEADAPETPAEMDLEARLRLFGYTHEDLGLLIPPMMGGKEAIGSMGDDTPIAALSERPRLLFDRFRQRFAQVTNPPLDAIREELVTSLLTHLGEAQNVLEPGPEMCRRLRLEQPILTPADLARIRAFGEADPAFRTATLDATLDPDESLADATARLATEAAEAIEGRATILIVSDAAAAAGRAPIPSLLATGAVHHGLIRRGTRTFAEIVVETGEAREVHHMAALIGYGAAAICPTVLVEVVRHLAATGVVDVSPESAVAYTVKALGQGLLKVLSKMGISTLRSYQGAQVFEALGLADEVVEAAFAGTPSRIGGATFADLEAEARDRLAAVDGALLVGGRYQWRRGGERHAWGPGAIVHLQKAVRAGASPDQRFASFAAFSAEVDDLSRRRSTLRSLLDLVEAETPADLASVEPWTDIVTRFKTGAMSYGSISKEAHETLAVAMNRLGGKSNTGEGGEAPERHAASHPARSRIKQIASGRFGVTAEYLATADEIQIKMAQGAKPGEGGQLPGFKVVGDIAVTRHATPGVGLISPPPHHDIYSIEDLAQLIFDLKTVNPDARISVKLVSEAGIGTIAAGVAKAGADTILVAGSDGGTGAAVQTSIAHAGLPWELGLAEVQQALLATGLRERVRLEVDGHLKTGRDVVVGALLGADEFGFATAPLVAMGCIMMRKCHLNACPVGIATQDATLRSHFRGTAENVVEYFHAVAEETRALLARLGLASLAEARGRVDLLRAADAAAEAGLDLEAVLSDVPTPALLQPFTGHSKAGPVSPAVRQQARRSILDALDAGERTEAALDVRNSDRAFGTRISGEIARRTVAGAPPLADDTVTVRARGSAGQSLGAFGAQGLTIRLEGDANDYVGKGLSGARLVVVPPRESTFVPSEQVLIGNVALYGAISGALFAAGRAGERFAVRNSGATAVVEGTGDHALEYMTGGRVVILGPTGRNVAAGMSGGRAYVLDVDGRFVSHHVNPETVDLLPVSRASAEAEELRHLIEAHAAETGSELARLLLDDWPAALRRFVLVFPTEYRRALAAEAGTPLDHAPDRPAEHAEALVLNGTPRAA
- a CDS encoding glutamate synthase subunit beta encodes the protein MSTFDFLALPRRTAPYRPVAERIADNLPVELPLLAPEVTVQARRCMDCGVPFCQSGCPLGNPIPDFNEAVREGRWREAYDLLSATNNFPEFTGRICPAPCESACVLGLLAEPVTIEQIERTIGERAFEEGWVQPIVGVPPTGHSVAVVGSGPAGLAAAAQLATVGHAVTVYERDDKPGGLLRYGVPDFKLAKGVVDRRLDVMRASGIAFACGVEIGRDLSYADLRARHDAVVIATGATRAHDLPVPGRELGGIHTAWDFLTSHARVAAGDAEAPTIDAAGKRVLVIGGGDTASDCIGVAHRQGAASVVSFQITEQPPERVPQGAAWPFRSPALSTSSSHQEGGDRVWSVATQAFSGEGHVQQVHTLDATVDLSRGFHVEVIEGTERVWDADLVVMAIGYAGPETEALVEQTAVTLDPRGRVQATQYATADAGVFVAGDAQRGASLVVWALTEGREAAQAVDVYLRGASPLPLKGEGDLPRA